In Paenibacillus sp. 1781tsa1, one DNA window encodes the following:
- a CDS encoding VOC family protein, whose amino-acid sequence MLIKLNWITLRVSSLEASLEFYHDMLGLPIQRRFESRGRQIAMLGMENEAKLELIEGSESILKPEAGVSIGYEVNSLDEAMERLAELNIPIVRGPIQPNPHLRFIYITDPDGFEVQLAEHV is encoded by the coding sequence ATGTTGATCAAATTAAACTGGATCACGCTGAGAGTCAGTAGTTTGGAAGCTTCGCTTGAGTTCTATCACGACATGCTTGGACTTCCAATTCAGCGCAGATTCGAAAGCCGCGGACGGCAGATTGCCATGCTCGGCATGGAGAATGAAGCCAAGCTGGAACTGATTGAGGGCAGTGAATCCATTCTTAAACCAGAGGCCGGCGTGTCGATCGGTTATGAGGTGAACTCGCTGGATGAAGCCATGGAACGACTGGCAGAGCTGAATATTCCAATTGTACGCGGCCCCATCCAGCCCAATCCGCACCTGCGGTTTATATACATTACAGATCCAGACGGCTTCGAGGTACAACTCGCAGAGCATGTTTAA
- a CDS encoding alkaline phosphatase — protein MLNRFNVRAAKMMLAVTTIVTATLGGSSAAWAVEDTTSATSASPIKNVIILIPDGMANDATALARWYKGSSLTLDSMASGMVRTHSADAPIADSAPAGTAFATGYKSHTGFVGVLPDKATMPGQKAIAPGDERKPVASVLEASKLAGKATGIIATSEIMHATPADFSSHYPDRKNYDALSKQQVYNGMDVVLGGGSKYLEPAGRKDGENLVSSIKALGYDYVTTPAAMKASDSNKLWGMFAPAGMAYNMDRDPAKQPSLAEMTSKAIEVLSKDEDGFFLMVEGSKVDWAAHANDPIGIISDVLAFDDAVKVAMDFAKADGETAVVAVTDHQNGGLTIGNASTTGTYDKEPLSTFIGPLKKAKLTGEGVEAKLNAKRTNIKAVMKQYYGITDLTSEEIATIKTAEPGSLNYAIGPMISKRAGIGWTTGGHTGGDVVLYTYAPNNDRPFGVIDNTDVAKYMARVLNLDLDSVNKQLFVPAKQAFTAKGATYKLDLTDAKNPKILVTKGNTKLELQIYKNIALVNGKKTALEGVIVYNGVEAFVPQGAVDLIQ, from the coding sequence ATGTTAAACCGTTTTAATGTCCGTGCAGCCAAAATGATGCTCGCGGTGACAACAATTGTTACGGCTACACTCGGAGGAAGCAGTGCAGCGTGGGCTGTGGAAGACACCACCTCAGCGACATCTGCATCACCGATTAAAAATGTGATTATCCTTATTCCCGACGGCATGGCTAACGATGCCACTGCTCTGGCTCGTTGGTATAAGGGCTCGTCCCTGACGCTGGACTCCATGGCAAGCGGCATGGTTCGTACACACTCCGCAGATGCGCCGATTGCGGACTCGGCCCCTGCTGGAACCGCTTTTGCAACAGGGTACAAATCGCATACCGGATTCGTCGGTGTACTGCCGGACAAGGCTACAATGCCTGGGCAAAAGGCCATTGCGCCTGGAGACGAAAGAAAACCTGTTGCTTCCGTGCTTGAAGCATCCAAACTGGCGGGAAAAGCAACAGGTATTATAGCCACATCCGAGATTATGCACGCCACACCCGCCGACTTCTCCTCTCACTATCCGGACCGTAAAAACTATGATGCCCTCAGTAAACAACAAGTCTATAATGGCATGGATGTTGTGTTGGGTGGAGGTAGCAAATACCTTGAGCCAGCCGGACGTAAAGACGGCGAGAATTTAGTTTCGTCTATCAAAGCACTAGGTTACGATTACGTCACTACACCAGCGGCAATGAAAGCATCGGATTCGAACAAGCTGTGGGGTATGTTCGCACCAGCGGGCATGGCTTACAATATGGACCGTGATCCTGCGAAGCAACCAAGTCTTGCTGAGATGACATCCAAAGCCATTGAAGTTCTGTCCAAAGACGAAGATGGATTCTTCCTGATGGTTGAAGGCAGCAAAGTAGACTGGGCAGCTCATGCCAATGATCCAATTGGTATTATCAGTGATGTGCTGGCTTTTGATGATGCCGTAAAAGTAGCCATGGATTTTGCCAAAGCAGATGGAGAGACTGCCGTTGTCGCTGTAACTGACCATCAGAACGGTGGACTCACGATTGGTAATGCCTCCACAACTGGCACATATGATAAAGAACCGTTGTCCACATTTATCGGACCTTTGAAAAAAGCCAAGCTGACAGGTGAGGGTGTTGAAGCGAAGCTGAATGCCAAGCGTACGAACATCAAAGCAGTGATGAAACAATACTATGGCATCACCGATCTGACTTCTGAGGAGATTGCCACCATTAAAACGGCTGAGCCGGGTAGTCTTAACTATGCAATCGGTCCAATGATCAGCAAACGCGCAGGGATTGGTTGGACAACCGGTGGTCATACAGGTGGAGATGTTGTGCTGTACACGTATGCTCCCAACAATGACCGTCCATTCGGGGTAATCGACAACACGGATGTCGCCAAATATATGGCACGTGTACTGAATCTCGATCTGGACAGCGTGAACAAACAATTGTTTGTTCCTGCCAAACAGGCATTTACAGCCAAAGGCGCAACATACAAACTGGATCTCACTGACGCCAAAAATCCGAAGATCCTCGTTACCAAAGGCAACACCAAGCTGGAACTGCAAATCTATAAAAATATTGCACTGGTGAACGGCAAAAAGACAGCCTTGGAAGGTGTCATTGTCTATAACGGTGTAGAGGCATTTGTTCCACAAGGTGCAGTGGATCTCATTCAATAA
- a CDS encoding amidohydrolase: MMDIIALRRDLHAHPELGFTEFRTATKVVQILTELGYSVTYGKDAIDDTSRRGLPKPEVLEDAYQRALREGADPVIVEQMRGGFTAVVAEIQGEQEGPTTAFRFDMDALPIRESKLEQHAPQAGQFRSLHEGVMHACAHDGHTTIGLALAERLSNRKFAGKIRLLFQPAEEGVRGAYAMVEKGMLEQVDRLFCMHLGTGVPSGHIRGASAGFLATTKLEAHFTGVSSHAGATPEEGRNALLGAATAMLNIHALPRFSSADTRINVGILEGGTGANIIAEHARMIIETRSTSEETNRELERRVRNIIEHSAAMHELTATVEVVGSAIPIRCDMELAELAVQQAEGIAGFTDAEAISDSAALGSEDASYMIRRVQEQGGKATYMIVGSELPAPHHHPEFDIDEAVLAPAVELLEKLARTL; the protein is encoded by the coding sequence ATGATGGATATTATCGCGCTTCGCCGGGACCTGCATGCACATCCTGAATTGGGATTTACGGAATTTCGTACCGCGACCAAAGTGGTGCAGATCCTGACAGAGCTGGGGTATAGCGTCACTTACGGAAAAGATGCAATTGATGACACATCACGGCGGGGGCTGCCGAAGCCCGAAGTCTTGGAAGATGCATATCAGCGTGCCCTCCGTGAAGGTGCAGATCCGGTGATCGTGGAGCAGATGCGAGGAGGATTCACCGCCGTTGTCGCTGAAATTCAAGGGGAGCAGGAGGGGCCAACGACGGCGTTCCGCTTCGATATGGATGCATTGCCGATCCGTGAGAGCAAGTTGGAACAACATGCGCCGCAAGCGGGACAATTTCGTTCCCTCCATGAAGGCGTTATGCACGCCTGTGCACACGATGGGCATACAACGATTGGACTAGCGCTTGCAGAACGGTTGAGTAACCGGAAGTTCGCCGGCAAGATCCGGCTGTTATTCCAGCCTGCCGAAGAAGGTGTGCGCGGAGCATATGCCATGGTCGAAAAAGGAATGCTGGAACAGGTGGATCGCCTGTTCTGTATGCACTTGGGTACCGGTGTGCCATCCGGCCATATTAGAGGTGCGTCTGCCGGATTCCTGGCAACGACCAAGCTTGAAGCACATTTCACCGGTGTATCTTCCCATGCAGGGGCTACACCGGAGGAAGGACGGAACGCGCTACTGGGGGCAGCGACCGCCATGCTCAACATTCATGCACTTCCCCGGTTCAGCTCGGCAGATACCCGGATTAATGTAGGCATTCTGGAAGGCGGAACAGGGGCCAATATTATTGCTGAGCATGCCCGCATGATTATTGAGACACGTTCAACCAGTGAAGAAACGAATCGAGAGCTGGAGCGCCGCGTGCGGAACATCATTGAGCATAGCGCAGCCATGCACGAACTAACCGCTACCGTTGAGGTGGTCGGAAGTGCTATTCCGATTCGATGTGACATGGAACTTGCAGAGCTTGCGGTTCAGCAAGCGGAAGGCATCGCTGGGTTCACCGATGCGGAGGCCATTTCGGATAGTGCTGCTCTCGGCAGCGAGGATGCCAGCTATATGATCCGGCGAGTCCAGGAGCAAGGCGGCAAAGCCACGTATATGATTGTTGGCAGCGAGTTACCTGCCCCGCATCATCATCCTGAATTTGATATTGATGAAGCGGTATTGGCCCCTGCGGTGGAACTGCTGGAGAAGTTGGCACGTACGCTGTAA
- a CDS encoding carboxylesterase/lipase family protein yields MKSIKRSIAIATILGLCVSGLPAYAAGNTATSSSAAMDKLIQSKLIRGSGQGVNAAYLNKKATRIQAAVLYLRLSGLEKEALAYQGSVTYDDAAQAGKVLQPVVGYLKQHPYVAEIITGTEKFGPNAPLTAEAYAEMLLKVLGYDAGTDYEQGAASTYAAGKGIKALQGEGASQLTNRLMAEATAQALQTQLKNGSGTLEQNWLKHKEAGAFQPQTVQQTKYGAIEGKTYEQYGTLGWLGVPYAAPPVGELRWKAPQEPEAWTGTRSAKEFAANSLQISGKNTAGSEDSLYLNIWRPDTTSSKLPVMVFLHGGGNMTGSGKDFQGEQLARSTNSIIISVNYRLGALGFFQNAALKTGNALDDSGNYGLLDAFRALEWVQDNIEGFGGDTGNVTLAGQSAGARDVLATLISPLSKGLYQKAVAFSGGLTTASPEEGEQKSQDVLVKLLVQEGKAANAEEANAWISKQSPAQLESYLRALPADKLVTAFGATAIRMEPFPHLFRDGTVIPKEGFDAIHNGNYKKVPVLLGSLETEFSGFAFGDPNFAPAIADGTLFTDKTKAEQYAAALKYGSEAYAGFNAERVAEQLTSEAGQPPVYAYRFAWGTQPGVISERLLTLLGAPHGADMDFYTGHADGIAAYFPEGYFSETNKPGRDVLSTAMAAYLKQFLYTGNPGTGGSPDLAAWTPWTKDAQAPIMRLDASNTTAEIGMSTQYNQGKEAVMAKMKKELPEETYKLLTEKVFAGRFFWE; encoded by the coding sequence ATGAAAAGCATTAAACGTTCGATTGCCATTGCAACAATTCTTGGGTTATGTGTATCCGGGTTACCGGCATATGCAGCAGGCAATACAGCAACCTCTTCTTCAGCAGCGATGGACAAGCTGATCCAATCGAAGCTTATTCGCGGCAGCGGTCAAGGTGTTAATGCGGCTTATCTGAATAAAAAAGCTACACGCATTCAAGCCGCAGTACTGTACTTACGTTTGTCCGGATTGGAGAAAGAAGCACTCGCCTATCAGGGATCGGTAACGTATGACGATGCGGCTCAGGCAGGCAAAGTATTGCAGCCGGTCGTTGGCTACTTGAAGCAGCATCCGTATGTGGCTGAGATCATAACCGGAACGGAGAAGTTTGGACCTAATGCACCACTTACAGCAGAAGCTTATGCCGAGATGCTGCTGAAAGTGCTTGGATATGATGCGGGAACGGATTATGAGCAAGGAGCGGCTTCCACGTATGCGGCTGGGAAAGGAATCAAGGCGCTTCAAGGAGAGGGAGCGAGTCAACTTACCAATCGCCTGATGGCCGAGGCAACCGCACAGGCTTTGCAGACGCAGCTCAAAAATGGCAGTGGAACCTTGGAACAGAACTGGTTGAAACATAAAGAAGCTGGTGCGTTCCAACCTCAAACGGTGCAACAAACCAAATATGGTGCGATTGAGGGGAAAACCTATGAGCAATATGGCACGCTCGGCTGGCTTGGTGTTCCATACGCCGCACCTCCGGTAGGTGAACTGCGTTGGAAAGCCCCACAAGAACCAGAAGCTTGGACAGGAACGAGATCGGCTAAGGAATTTGCAGCGAACAGCTTGCAGATCTCTGGCAAGAATACAGCAGGCAGCGAGGATTCACTGTACCTCAATATCTGGCGTCCTGACACAACCAGTTCGAAACTTCCGGTGATGGTGTTCCTGCACGGCGGCGGGAATATGACCGGTTCAGGCAAAGATTTTCAAGGTGAACAGCTTGCACGGAGCACCAACAGTATCATCATCTCCGTGAACTACCGTCTGGGAGCCCTTGGATTCTTCCAGAATGCAGCGTTGAAAACAGGCAATGCCCTGGATGACTCAGGTAACTATGGTCTGCTCGACGCATTCCGTGCATTAGAGTGGGTGCAGGATAATATCGAAGGGTTTGGCGGAGATACTGGTAATGTTACGTTAGCAGGACAATCTGCTGGTGCACGTGATGTGCTGGCAACCCTGATCTCTCCACTTAGCAAAGGACTGTATCAAAAAGCAGTTGCTTTCAGCGGAGGATTGACGACAGCATCACCGGAAGAAGGTGAGCAAAAATCTCAGGATGTACTCGTGAAGCTACTCGTACAAGAGGGGAAAGCGGCTAATGCAGAAGAAGCCAATGCGTGGATAAGCAAGCAATCTCCGGCACAGCTGGAGAGTTACCTGCGTGCACTGCCTGCGGACAAGCTGGTCACTGCGTTTGGTGCAACTGCAATCCGTATGGAGCCATTCCCGCATCTGTTCCGGGATGGTACAGTGATTCCAAAAGAAGGATTTGATGCCATCCATAACGGCAATTACAAGAAAGTACCTGTATTGCTGGGCAGCCTGGAAACGGAGTTCTCCGGATTTGCCTTCGGTGATCCAAACTTCGCTCCAGCTATTGCGGATGGAACCCTGTTCACCGATAAAACCAAGGCGGAGCAATATGCTGCTGCTCTGAAATACGGTAGCGAAGCTTATGCAGGCTTTAATGCAGAGCGTGTAGCGGAGCAATTGACCAGTGAAGCAGGTCAGCCGCCGGTATATGCTTATCGTTTTGCTTGGGGAACACAACCTGGGGTCATCTCTGAGCGTTTGCTCACGTTACTGGGCGCACCACATGGTGCGGATATGGACTTCTATACAGGACACGCGGACGGAATTGCTGCCTATTTCCCTGAGGGGTACTTTAGCGAGACAAACAAACCAGGACGTGATGTGTTGTCCACCGCGATGGCAGCATACCTGAAACAGTTCCTGTACACAGGCAATCCAGGTACGGGTGGTTCCCCTGATCTTGCGGCATGGACACCTTGGACGAAAGATGCACAAGCACCGATCATGCGTCTGGATGCAAGCAATACAACTGCAGAGATTGGCATGTCCACACAATATAATCAAGGCAAAGAAGCCGTAATGGCGAAGATGAAAAAAGAATTGCCTGAAGAAACATACAAACTGTTGACGGAAAAAGTGTTCGCAGGCCGTTTCTTCTGGGAATAA
- a CDS encoding AbgT family transporter: MVKADRQENTGLFGWVEKVGNKLPNPFLLFIYLIVALMVATLVLSLFNATAHNPIDGEQVHVKNLLSREGIQWLLPNVVKNFADFKPLASILALVLGIGLAEKVGLLEVVMRKMAVRVPARYASYLVIFIAFFSHVSSDAALVIMPPLGALIFLAVGRHPVAGLIAAIAGVGAGFTANMLIVTTDVLLSGISTEIATSVDPNVGVTVLDNWYFMSASVIVLTLVAGFMTDRFLEPRLGRYEGERVYKLEAPTPEENRALRASGIAALLFIAVISFMVIPSNGVLRNPETGSVMGSPFLAGIVPVILLFFFTVALTYGIKLKVIQNQNDLPKLLIEPIKTMAGFIVMVFPLSQFVAMFNWSNMGKFLALTITDLLEKTGINGIPVVIGLIFLSALLTMFIASGSAIWSILAPVFIPMMMLLGFHPAFTQVIFRVSDSVVIPLAPVSPFVPLFVGFLQEYRKDAKLGTYYSLILPYSIAFFSVWVVMVILWYAFNLPLGPGVNARL; this comes from the coding sequence ATGGTCAAAGCGGACAGACAGGAGAACACAGGACTTTTTGGTTGGGTAGAGAAAGTAGGGAACAAGCTTCCCAATCCGTTTTTATTGTTTATCTATCTCATTGTCGCCCTGATGGTTGCCACACTGGTGTTATCGCTCTTTAATGCGACGGCACATAACCCGATTGATGGGGAACAGGTACATGTCAAGAACTTGCTGAGCAGGGAGGGAATTCAGTGGCTGTTGCCGAATGTGGTCAAGAACTTTGCTGATTTCAAACCACTGGCTTCCATCCTGGCACTGGTGCTGGGCATTGGTCTGGCGGAGAAGGTGGGTCTTCTCGAAGTGGTTATGCGTAAAATGGCTGTTCGGGTACCTGCGCGTTACGCCAGTTATCTCGTCATTTTCATCGCTTTTTTCAGCCATGTGTCCTCGGATGCAGCGCTTGTAATCATGCCTCCGCTTGGAGCGCTGATCTTTCTTGCGGTAGGCAGACATCCGGTTGCCGGATTGATTGCCGCCATTGCAGGGGTTGGGGCAGGTTTTACAGCCAATATGCTCATTGTGACCACCGATGTATTGCTGTCAGGCATTAGTACTGAGATTGCGACCTCTGTAGATCCCAATGTGGGCGTTACGGTTCTGGATAACTGGTACTTTATGTCCGCTTCGGTTATTGTGCTGACTCTCGTTGCCGGGTTCATGACGGACAGATTCCTAGAACCACGTCTGGGCCGTTACGAAGGGGAGCGGGTGTATAAGCTCGAAGCACCTACGCCTGAAGAAAACCGGGCACTACGTGCATCGGGGATTGCTGCATTGCTTTTTATCGCAGTCATTTCATTCATGGTGATCCCTTCGAATGGCGTGCTTCGTAACCCGGAAACGGGAAGTGTCATGGGTTCGCCTTTCCTGGCCGGGATTGTTCCTGTCATTTTACTGTTCTTCTTTACCGTAGCGCTGACTTACGGCATTAAACTGAAAGTGATCCAAAATCAGAACGATCTGCCGAAACTGCTCATTGAACCGATCAAAACGATGGCTGGCTTTATCGTGATGGTGTTCCCGTTGTCCCAATTTGTGGCGATGTTCAACTGGAGCAACATGGGCAAATTTCTGGCACTTACAATTACCGATTTGCTGGAAAAGACAGGCATTAACGGTATTCCGGTAGTGATCGGATTGATTTTCCTGTCGGCATTGCTGACGATGTTTATCGCAAGTGGATCAGCAATCTGGTCCATTCTTGCCCCGGTATTTATTCCAATGATGATGCTGCTCGGATTCCATCCGGCATTCACTCAGGTTATTTTCCGGGTATCGGATTCGGTCGTTATTCCATTGGCTCCGGTATCGCCTTTTGTACCACTGTTCGTAGGATTTCTGCAGGAGTATCGTAAAGATGCGAAGCTGGGAACGTATTATTCACTGATTTTGCCATATTCGATTGCGTTCTTCTCGGTGTGGGTGGTTATGGTGATTTTATGGTACGCCTTCAACTTGCCACTTGGTCCGGGAGTAAACGCAAGATTGTAG
- a CDS encoding methyl-accepting chemotaxis protein: MNRIDEIIWKRNKIISIILWVVLIVGFSVALIEPKLFISNGIVILYGIWLAYANAKKKHIHLIPWVNTVLISLCGVFAGWGSVEPLLAILISSILLIYPNKKWFIIGFSVMLANNILQLVIIPTTTQDQFVTNAINVGLFTVTGGILFMVSYLNQKLFHESEKRWSEVEASRTRMETMLERVKESVGGLSRYTDQLKQKVDATGSITNEVTLGFSEVAKGVEFQATSVAEISESLSVSDQHIKDVALYSQQMKELSASMATSTRTGSTQMDQLNSQMQELYETINTTANDMRKFNEESESMTLMLNSIADIATQTNLLALNAAIEAARAGEHGRGFAVVSEEVRKLAENSGQSASDIATILSRLKGQTQALTDRFERIRLSLQQGRDSVQTAEEVFRTINSNSQHVLNQATDIETSSATMKESSTRVVNEVSEISSVTEQSSAATEEILASMEEQRNLTQKMVESFGELEQLIVNLNDLVSDHQASSVENKL; encoded by the coding sequence ATGAATCGTATTGACGAAATTATATGGAAACGGAACAAGATCATCAGCATCATTTTATGGGTTGTGTTAATTGTAGGATTTTCTGTAGCTTTAATTGAGCCCAAATTATTTATTTCCAATGGTATTGTGATCTTGTATGGAATCTGGCTCGCTTATGCAAACGCCAAAAAGAAGCACATCCATCTCATTCCTTGGGTGAACACCGTGCTAATCTCGTTGTGTGGGGTATTCGCCGGATGGGGAAGTGTCGAACCCCTGCTTGCCATTCTCATCTCTTCGATCCTACTGATTTATCCGAACAAAAAATGGTTTATCATCGGATTTTCGGTTATGCTCGCGAACAACATTCTTCAACTTGTGATTATTCCTACAACGACTCAGGACCAGTTTGTAACGAATGCAATCAATGTAGGACTGTTCACCGTTACGGGCGGAATCTTGTTCATGGTATCCTATCTGAACCAAAAGCTCTTTCATGAAAGTGAAAAAAGATGGAGCGAGGTCGAAGCGTCGCGGACCCGGATGGAAACGATGCTTGAACGAGTCAAGGAGTCTGTTGGCGGGCTGTCTCGTTATACAGATCAATTGAAGCAAAAAGTGGATGCGACTGGCTCTATTACCAATGAGGTGACGCTTGGGTTCAGTGAGGTTGCGAAAGGTGTTGAGTTCCAAGCGACCAGTGTAGCCGAGATCTCGGAATCCTTGTCTGTATCGGATCAGCATATTAAGGACGTTGCGTTGTATTCCCAACAGATGAAAGAGTTGTCCGCAAGTATGGCAACGAGCACGCGAACTGGAAGCACACAGATGGACCAACTGAATAGTCAGATGCAAGAGTTATATGAAACGATCAATACAACTGCTAATGACATGCGGAAGTTCAATGAGGAAAGTGAATCCATGACGCTTATGCTGAACAGCATAGCGGATATTGCAACTCAGACCAACCTACTTGCGCTCAATGCTGCCATTGAAGCGGCTCGTGCGGGTGAGCATGGACGCGGGTTTGCCGTTGTATCCGAGGAAGTCCGCAAGTTGGCAGAGAACTCGGGTCAGTCCGCAAGTGATATTGCAACCATCCTGTCTCGATTAAAAGGACAAACGCAGGCACTGACGGATCGATTCGAACGTATTCGTCTTTCGTTACAACAAGGAAGAGACAGTGTGCAAACGGCAGAGGAAGTATTCCGCACGATTAACAGTAACTCTCAGCATGTATTGAATCAAGCGACCGATATCGAGACTAGTTCGGCGACCATGAAGGAATCTTCCACCAGAGTAGTGAATGAGGTTTCCGAGATTTCGAGTGTAACGGAGCAATCCAGTGCAGCGACAGAAGAGATTCTGGCGAGCATGGAAGAACAACGTAACCTGACACAGAAGATGGTGGAAAGTTTCGGAGAACTGGAACAACTGATTGTGAACCTGAACGACTTAGTCTCGGATCACCAGGCTTCTTCCGTTGAGAATAAACTTTAA
- a CDS encoding GNAT family N-acetyltransferase: MRNKVGEDRSSYEDHTYEHRNDKCIERVRLYDQHSLKDMDWPDTEDGEYARAYLEPMMQQGSRSYMSNVETILLLARIDDLVIPLTVNDTEYDNAYVCSPYTHYVSYAKQELSMLQKPMLEKVLSVLLSLIGWGMKQSQINKVVHVNNWLLSTNLYPAMSGEQAECLLTAVQERYPEHVIVFRSLCPGLHPDLTTRLTEVGCRLIPSRQIYLYQAHDPNFGNSKSRWLLKRDYELLAKHEYEVVSESDMTDADIPRIVELYKLLYLEKYSYHNPQFTEQFIAAAMASGTLRLYGLRKEGRLDAVMGYFCRNGIMTTPLFGYDTAVSQSVGLYRMLSACLIGQARENGHLLHESAGAAQFKRNRGAVADFEYSAVYERHLPWGRRWCWLLLDRLLNRIGVPLMRRMKL; the protein is encoded by the coding sequence TTGAGGAATAAAGTAGGGGAAGACAGATCGAGTTACGAAGACCATACATATGAGCATAGGAATGATAAATGCATTGAACGCGTGCGTCTTTATGATCAGCATTCGCTCAAAGACATGGACTGGCCCGATACGGAGGATGGCGAATATGCCAGAGCTTATCTGGAACCCATGATGCAGCAAGGGTCCCGGAGCTATATGTCCAACGTGGAAACGATATTGCTGCTCGCCAGGATCGATGATCTCGTTATTCCACTGACGGTGAATGATACGGAGTATGATAATGCTTACGTCTGTTCGCCATATACGCATTACGTGAGTTACGCCAAACAGGAATTGAGCATGTTGCAGAAGCCCATGTTGGAAAAAGTTCTTTCTGTGCTGCTCAGTCTAATCGGTTGGGGAATGAAGCAATCGCAGATCAACAAAGTGGTGCATGTGAACAACTGGCTGTTGTCCACCAATCTCTATCCAGCCATGTCGGGTGAACAGGCAGAATGTTTGCTTACAGCGGTACAAGAGCGCTACCCAGAGCATGTCATTGTGTTTCGCTCCTTGTGTCCGGGACTTCATCCCGATCTGACGACGAGGCTAACCGAAGTGGGGTGTCGACTGATTCCGAGCCGACAAATCTATCTGTACCAAGCGCATGATCCGAATTTTGGCAACTCGAAGTCACGCTGGCTGCTGAAGCGGGATTACGAATTGTTGGCCAAGCACGAGTATGAAGTCGTTTCCGAATCAGATATGACAGATGCAGATATTCCGCGAATCGTGGAGTTGTACAAGCTGTTATACCTTGAAAAATACTCCTATCACAATCCCCAGTTCACCGAACAGTTCATTGCTGCTGCGATGGCATCAGGAACACTCAGGCTGTATGGACTGCGGAAGGAGGGACGCTTGGACGCGGTTATGGGTTATTTCTGCCGAAATGGAATCATGACCACGCCGTTGTTCGGTTACGATACAGCGGTGTCCCAGTCCGTCGGACTATACCGCATGTTATCCGCTTGTCTGATCGGACAGGCCCGCGAGAACGGCCATCTGTTGCATGAGAGCGCGGGGGCAGCGCAGTTTAAGCGCAATCGGGGCGCTGTGGCGGATTTTGAGTATTCGGCTGTGTATGAGCGCCACCTTCCATGGGGCAGACGCTGGTGCTGGCTGCTGCTTGATCGGTTGCTGAATCGCATAGGTGTGCCGCTGATGCGCCGTATGAAGCTGTAA